A single region of the candidate division WOR-3 bacterium genome encodes:
- a CDS encoding acyl-CoA dehydrogenase, with the protein MEYFLNDREMELKMKAREVAEKLVLPVRDKFDETAEFPMELVKEMGKQGLLKIFIPEEYGGTGARIIDMCIAVEEIARVCAGIATAYAVGALGSGPIVLFASEEQKKKYLPGIATGELLCAFGLTEAQAGSDAANIQTTARKEGDYYILNGVKQFISNASFSDVYTVLASTDKSRGARGISAFIVEKDFPGFSYGKKENKLGIRASVTTELVFEDCRVPKENLMGKEGLGFIYTMRNFDRARPGVGAIALGIAQGAYEEVLDFAYEHNLLNNQYVQKKIADMATEIEAGRSLLYATARMIDAGIKGYSKESSFAKLYPSDLAVKTTIEAIKLMGPYGVMKEYHMEKRLRDAKITQIYEGTNEIQRSVIALELTRETGKKAREKEAK; encoded by the coding sequence ATGGAATATTTTTTAAATGACAGGGAAATGGAATTAAAGATGAAGGCACGGGAAGTCGCCGAAAAACTTGTTCTGCCGGTGCGTGACAAATTCGATGAAACGGCTGAGTTTCCAATGGAACTGGTAAAGGAAATGGGAAAACAGGGGTTGTTGAAAATCTTTATCCCTGAAGAATACGGCGGCACAGGTGCAAGAATAATCGATATGTGTATCGCAGTGGAAGAGATTGCACGCGTCTGTGCGGGTATTGCCACGGCATACGCAGTGGGCGCACTTGGAAGCGGTCCGATTGTCCTCTTTGCGAGTGAAGAACAGAAGAAAAAATATCTTCCAGGTATTGCAACCGGAGAATTACTCTGCGCATTTGGCCTTACTGAAGCCCAAGCCGGCAGTGATGCCGCAAACATCCAGACGACTGCGCGCAAAGAGGGTGATTACTACATTCTCAACGGTGTAAAACAATTTATTTCAAATGCAAGTTTTTCCGATGTCTATACGGTTCTGGCATCCACGGACAAATCCCGCGGTGCCCGCGGTATCTCGGCATTCATTGTCGAAAAAGACTTCCCGGGATTTTCTTACGGTAAAAAAGAGAACAAACTCGGAATTCGGGCGTCGGTAACCACTGAACTTGTCTTTGAAGACTGCCGTGTACCGAAAGAAAATCTAATGGGGAAAGAGGGGCTTGGATTCATCTATACGATGAGAAATTTTGATCGGGCGAGACCCGGTGTGGGTGCAATCGCCCTCGGAATCGCTCAGGGTGCATATGAAGAGGTCTTGGACTTCGCCTATGAACACAACCTCTTGAATAATCAGTATGTCCAGAAAAAAATAGCTGATATGGCGACCGAGATAGAAGCAGGAAGATCTTTACTATACGCAACCGCAAGAATGATTGACGCCGGGATTAAAGGATATTCAAAAGAATCTTCTTTTGCAAAATTATATCCCTCTGACCTGGCGGTGAAAACAACCATTGAAGCGATTAAACTGATGGGTCCTTATGGAGTCATGAAAGAGTATCATATGGAAAAAAGGTTGCGAGACGCCAAAATTACACAGATCTACGAAGGGACAAATGAAATTCAGCGCAGTGTCATCGCCCTGGAACTAACCCGGGAAACAGGTAAAAAGGCAAGAGAAAAGGAGGCAAAATGA
- a CDS encoding YraN family protein, with protein sequence MRYNKTELGRKGERLAREYLTSRGFIIVAHNFRCRFGEIDLIARKEKAFRFIEVKFRTGTEYGLPQESVVRRKQQKIRTTAMLWLKQRCLPVDSEIHFDVLAINEEQGKIKYNYIEDAF encoded by the coding sequence ATGAGATATAATAAAACAGAACTCGGCAGAAAAGGAGAGCGATTGGCAAGGGAGTATTTGACCAGCAGAGGTTTTATTATCGTGGCTCATAATTTCCGTTGCCGCTTTGGCGAAATCGATCTCATCGCACGTAAAGAAAAAGCCTTCAGGTTTATTGAAGTGAAATTCAGAACAGGTACGGAATACGGTCTTCCCCAGGAGTCGGTGGTACGCAGAAAACAGCAGAAGATAAGAACAACCGCAATGTTGTGGTTGAAACAGCGGTGTTTACCTGTAGACAGTGAAATACATTTCGACGTGCTGGCGATCAACGAAGAGCAGGGGAAGATCAAGTATAATTATATTGAAGACGCCTTCTGA
- a CDS encoding ribonuclease HII: MKAFLDRNLWKRHSLLAGVDEAGRGPLAGPVVASAVILPRNFYHPQIDDSKKLTPHRRARLYNIITQSALSYCFGIVGPDVIDEINILNATKRAMKYAVENLALTPEVVLVDAVNIEGLSIKQIALIKGDTLSISIAAASILAKVKRDTIMTEYHRKYPRYHFHKHKGYPTKLHRICIKKYGPSPIHRKSFRLL; encoded by the coding sequence GTGAAGGCGTTTCTGGACAGAAATCTGTGGAAAAGACATAGTCTTCTTGCCGGTGTTGATGAAGCCGGCAGAGGACCGCTGGCAGGTCCTGTCGTCGCATCTGCAGTAATACTTCCAAGAAATTTTTACCATCCCCAGATTGACGATTCCAAAAAACTTACACCGCACAGGCGGGCAAGACTTTACAACATAATCACTCAATCGGCGCTTTCTTACTGCTTCGGAATAGTCGGCCCTGATGTGATTGATGAGATAAATATTTTGAATGCGACAAAGCGTGCAATGAAGTACGCCGTGGAGAATTTAGCCCTCACTCCTGAAGTCGTTCTGGTCGACGCCGTAAACATTGAGGGACTTTCCATAAAACAGATAGCTTTGATAAAGGGGGATACACTGAGTATTTCAATCGCCGCCGCTTCAATTCTTGCAAAGGTGAAAAGAGATACGATAATGACGGAGTATCACCGAAAATACCCCCGATACCATTTTCATAAACACAAAGGTTACCCGACGAAATTACATCGTATATGTATAAAAAAATACGGCCCTTCTCCTATCCACCGTAAGTCATTTCGTTTGTTATGA
- a CDS encoding 50S ribosomal protein L19, whose amino-acid sequence MAGIPDIKPGDLVKVYTKIKEGDKERITPFQGVVIQMRGKALSRTFTVRKISAGIGIERIFPLHSPMITKIEIKKKGKVRRAKLGYLRKRRGRKMKIKEATRLTRKTDETGEEKEPVAEEIASSVESQQEVKSTEEKKAAPDEVKKEEKTGEGVSGQKSVEKT is encoded by the coding sequence ATGGCAGGAATTCCTGATATTAAACCCGGGGATTTGGTGAAGGTTTATACGAAGATCAAAGAAGGTGATAAAGAACGTATTACACCATTCCAGGGGGTTGTTATTCAGATGAGGGGAAAAGCGCTCAGCAGAACATTCACGGTGAGAAAAATCTCTGCCGGAATCGGTATTGAACGGATTTTTCCACTCCACTCGCCGATGATTACAAAGATTGAGATTAAGAAGAAAGGAAAAGTACGGCGGGCTAAACTGGGCTATTTGAGAAAACGGCGGGGCAGGAAGATGAAGATCAAAGAGGCGACGCGTCTGACCAGGAAGACCGATGAAACAGGGGAGGAAAAAGAGCCTGTTGCTGAAGAAATAGCGTCGTCAGTCGAGAGTCAACAGGAGGTAAAATCCACGGAAGAGAAGAAAGCCGCGCCCGACGAAGTGAAGAAAGAGGAAAAAACGGGTGAAGGCGTTTCTGGACAGAAATCTGTGGAAAAGACATAG
- the trmD gene encoding tRNA (guanosine(37)-N1)-methyltransferase TrmD produces MKIDIISLFPEFFESPLSCGILRIAREKNIVEIRITNPRDFTEDGVVDDYQFGGGAGMVMKVEPLAKAIASVKSRHSVLINLTPKGVRLNQEIVGNLAENSHIIIICGRYKGIDERINDMFHPLQLSIGDYILSGGEIGSLVLVEAVTRLLPDVLGNQDSADTDSFESGLLEAPIYTRPEVYKKFRVPPVLRSGNHNLIAAWRKRAALRQTLNQRPELFEKKIFSKKDLEILLEVLNGRNS; encoded by the coding sequence ATGAAGATAGACATCATTTCACTCTTTCCTGAATTTTTTGAAAGTCCTCTTTCGTGCGGTATCTTACGGATAGCCCGGGAAAAGAATATTGTTGAGATCAGAATCACCAACCCGAGAGATTTTACAGAAGATGGAGTAGTGGATGATTACCAGTTCGGCGGTGGAGCGGGTATGGTTATGAAGGTTGAACCATTAGCTAAAGCGATCGCTTCGGTTAAAAGCCGTCATTCAGTGCTGATAAACCTTACACCGAAAGGCGTAAGGTTGAATCAGGAAATTGTGGGAAACTTGGCGGAAAATTCCCACATTATTATTATATGCGGCAGGTATAAAGGAATCGATGAAAGGATAAACGATATGTTTCATCCTCTCCAGTTATCAATCGGGGACTATATACTTTCCGGCGGTGAAATCGGTTCATTGGTGCTCGTTGAGGCGGTGACAAGATTATTGCCCGATGTTCTGGGAAATCAAGATTCAGCCGATACGGATTCTTTTGAGAGTGGTTTGCTGGAAGCACCGATTTATACCAGGCCAGAGGTCTATAAAAAATTCAGAGTTCCACCGGTATTAAGAAGCGGTAATCATAATTTGATCGCCGCCTGGCGGAAAAGGGCTGCATTACGGCAGACACTGAATCAAAGGCCTGAACTGTTTGAAAAGAAGATATTCTCAAAAAAAGATCTGGAAATTTTGTTGGAGGTTCTCAATGGCAGGAATTCCTGA
- a CDS encoding KH domain-containing protein, with amino-acid sequence MKELIQYIVKALVDNPDKVDVKEIAGEKSIIYELRVGEGDLGKVIGKEGRTAKAIRTIITAAAMKQGKRTVLEIIE; translated from the coding sequence ATGAAAGAGCTTATTCAGTATATCGTAAAAGCATTAGTTGACAATCCAGATAAAGTCGACGTAAAAGAAATAGCTGGTGAAAAGAGCATTATATATGAACTTAGAGTCGGTGAAGGCGATCTGGGTAAAGTGATTGGTAAGGAAGGTAGAACAGCAAAAGCGATCAGGACGATCATTACCGCTGCGGCAATGAAACAAGGAAAACGCACGGTATTAGAGATAATTGAATAA
- the rpsP gene encoding 30S ribosomal protein S16, which translates to MVKIRLTRIGRKKVPFYRIVVIDSKKARDGNYIEKVGHYDPRSKELKLNRDRIEYWISKGAQPTNTVAKLIAKEGG; encoded by the coding sequence ATGGTGAAAATTAGATTAACGAGAATCGGCAGAAAAAAGGTTCCTTTTTATAGAATTGTCGTGATAGATTCGAAAAAGGCAAGAGATGGTAATTACATAGAAAAAGTGGGCCATTACGATCCCAGAAGTAAAGAATTAAAACTCAACAGGGATCGCATCGAGTATTGGATTTCCAAAGGAGCTCAGCCTACCAATACTGTGGCTAAATTAATCGCTAAAGAAGGAGGTTAA